From one Thermodesulfobium sp. 4217-1 genomic stretch:
- the rho gene encoding transcription termination factor Rho gives MKFTNEELNEKSVKELRIIAKQVGVTGYFIMKKTELVDKIFKAIKNIEGSEEKKPIKRESVKDESKTKTKAPIDTKNLELLLDKVSDAKIELKNTRKKEVVKPSTQGEIQTPKVEEPKTVQTPENNNNLLKSKETNTFQKKEFYTFKDKQYPRDDKRDDLVRSKGILDITQDGYGFLRVKSYRSSPNDIYVAPSQIRRFDLIQGDEISGLTRPPRDSERYFSLIKIDHINDLLPEDLRNRKHFESLTPVFPHKRFRLESSSEDESTRIIDLFTPIGKGQRGLIVAPPKAGKTTLLKKIAQSIEINHPDTHLMVVLIDERPEEVTDWKRSVKGEVISSTFDEEQENHTRLSELALERAKRLVETGKDVLILMDSITRLTRAYNTTIQTTGRTLSGGIDASAIHKPKRFFGAARSVEQGGSLTILATCLVETGSRMDDVIFEEFKGTGNWELILDRKLADKRIFPAFDLKKSSTRKEELLLTPEELRKIWHLRRVLASREGSDVTELILEYIKKTKNNKEFLAKIDERGAQF, from the coding sequence TGAAATTTACAAATGAAGAATTGAACGAAAAATCTGTAAAAGAGCTCAGAATAATAGCGAAACAGGTAGGGGTTACAGGATACTTTATAATGAAAAAGACGGAGCTGGTAGACAAAATTTTTAAAGCTATAAAAAATATTGAAGGTAGCGAAGAAAAAAAACCTATTAAAAGAGAGAGTGTAAAAGACGAATCTAAAACCAAGACTAAAGCACCCATAGATACCAAAAATTTGGAATTACTTCTTGATAAAGTTTCCGATGCTAAGATAGAATTAAAAAATACTCGAAAAAAAGAGGTTGTGAAACCATCAACTCAGGGTGAAATACAAACTCCAAAAGTTGAAGAGCCAAAAACTGTCCAGACGCCAGAGAACAACAACAATCTTCTAAAGAGCAAAGAAACAAACACCTTTCAGAAAAAAGAATTTTATACTTTTAAGGACAAGCAGTATCCACGTGATGACAAAAGAGACGATCTAGTAAGGTCAAAAGGAATACTGGATATCACACAAGATGGTTATGGGTTTTTAAGAGTAAAAAGTTACCGATCATCTCCAAATGATATTTACGTAGCCCCATCTCAGATAAGAAGATTTGATTTAATTCAGGGAGATGAAATTTCTGGCTTAACTAGACCTCCAAGGGATAGCGAAAGGTATTTTAGCTTAATCAAAATAGATCACATAAACGATCTTTTGCCAGAGGACCTGAGAAACAGAAAACATTTTGAATCGCTGACTCCTGTATTTCCTCATAAGCGCTTCAGGTTAGAGAGCTCATCAGAAGATGAATCTACAAGGATAATCGATCTTTTTACTCCAATTGGTAAGGGTCAAAGAGGTCTGATAGTCGCACCTCCAAAAGCTGGCAAGACAACACTTTTAAAGAAGATAGCACAATCAATAGAAATTAATCATCCAGACACTCATTTGATGGTAGTCCTGATTGATGAAAGACCAGAAGAGGTTACAGATTGGAAACGCTCAGTAAAAGGCGAGGTTATAAGCTCAACTTTTGATGAAGAGCAAGAAAATCACACAAGACTTTCTGAGCTGGCACTTGAAAGGGCAAAAAGGCTTGTCGAAACTGGCAAAGACGTTCTCATACTTATGGATTCGATCACAAGATTAACCAGAGCATACAACACTACGATACAGACCACTGGAAGAACCCTATCAGGCGGAATCGATGCATCTGCCATTCATAAACCAAAAAGATTTTTTGGTGCAGCAAGGTCGGTAGAGCAGGGCGGGAGCCTTACAATATTGGCTACATGTCTTGTAGAAACAGGCAGCAGGATGGACGACGTTATCTTCGAAGAATTTAAGGGAACTGGAAACTGGGAATTGATATTGGATAGAAAGCTCGCAGATAAGAGAATTTTCCCCGCATTCGATCTGAAAAAATCTAGCACTCGTAAAGAAGAACTTCTTTTGACACCCGAAGAGCTAAGAAAAATATGGCATCTTAGAAGGGTTCTTGCCTCCAGAGAGGGTAGCGACGTTACAGAACTTATTCTCGAATACATAAAGAAAACTAAAAATAATAAGGAATTCTTAGCCAAGATAGACGAAAGAGGAGCACAGTTTTAA